In the genome of Cucurbita pepo subsp. pepo cultivar mu-cu-16 unplaced genomic scaffold, ASM280686v2 Cp4.1_scaffold000293, whole genome shotgun sequence, the window catcGGAAACAGTAACCGGTTGGATTTGGAAGCATTCTCCAGTtcagaaatgaaattgaaatttagatgTTTGAAGTGAAGTTATGGGACTCTTATCTTTTTAAGAAGCTCCTATTGTTCATTTCTTGTATAAGTGCATTTTGTTTGACTGTGTGAATCAATCAACCAGAGAGTTTGATTAGTCAATCATTTTGTTTCACTTATTGTCATATATTATTACATATCTGATGGAATTTGTTGAGCCACAGGTGAATCAGTCGACTGACTTCGCTGAGCTGACGAATAATGAACCGTGGCTGTCATCCACCCGGTTGGTAGTGAAACCGGATATGTTATTTGGGAAACGTGGAAAGAGTGGTTTGGTAGCTTTGAATTTGGATCTAGCTCAAGTTGCTGAGTTTGTGAAGACACGCCTTGGTGTGCAGGTGATTGTTCTTTCGCACCTTCATGATCTTTTGAATTCTATCTATCTCTGTTTGGTATGAACTGAGTGTCTTTTTATGATAGGTCGAGATGGGTGGTTGCAAGGCTCCAATTACGACATTCATTGTCGAGCCATTTGTTCCCCATGATCAAGAGTATTACCTATCTATTGTCTCTGAAAGGCTTGGCTGCACAATAAGTTTTTCGGAGTGTGGGggtattgaaattgaagagaaTTGGGATAAAGTAGGCATTGGATTTTCACTAACTTCTTCTCAGTACtgcaattatattttctcatCTCGGATTCGGGTGgcaaattttatttgttttgttttcacaCAGGTCAAGACAATTTTCTTACCAACTGAAAAACCTCTTACACCTGAGGCATGTGCTCCGTTAATAGCTACACTTCCTTTGGAGGTCagtttcatttataatttgttaTGGAGTTCAATTTTCTATCTTCAAACACATTGTAgccttttattttgtttttttttttttggggcaTTTTTCTTGTCGATAAAGCAGAAGTTGTATTGATAACTAAGagaacaaaagagagaggaattttctttttgttggtaTTTCCCCCCGTTGAGAAGTTAAAGTAGCATTGATAACCAAGAATACAAAACAATGCATTTCAAGGATATCccaaaaagaaggaaaaagaaaaaaagaatgtatGATGATATCATTTAAGAACTGTTCAAGAATTTCCTGGAACTCTCAAGGTCTAGGTTATACAAAATTGACCGCAGCTGAGAGAGCGGGTCATCTAGACTGAAGTGAGTTTGGCTCACTGATCTACTTTAAAAGAGATCAACTCCTATCCTATCCACATTTTGTTGAAAACTAACCATCTTTTTGAATTGAAGGTCATACTTGTTTCAACGCAATGCCAAAAAGAGGAAATTTTATTAGAGACTTATAGTATGTAGAGAACCACTTAGAACTACAAAGATAATGGCTTTCCTGATGGTGTTGCCTTTGGCTAGACCACTAAACATCTCAGTTTCAGTAGCAGTTGATCAACCAATCAAATAGAATTCACTGATGTGCCTCACCTTTTCCGAACGGCAATCTCTCCTAATTCTTTAAGTTTATTTAGCAGCTGTGGACGGGAAACTGAGCAAGATCAATAGTAGATGTGAAGGTTGCAGAGAACAGATATAAATGTCAGTCTAGTAGTTAGTGATGGAGAACAGATTGAAAAAAGTCATCCATCCCAAAGCAGTGAgatgttaattttatttatttttttattttttaagaaaccgAAAGGTATATTCCTCCACGGGAAAGAGAGAAACAGCCTCAGGACAAAGGTTGAGATTACCTCTCCCCACAAAACTAACAAAGTAGAGCCTTCCAATTGTTAATAATCATTAAAAGGCTTTAATTTCTAGAGAATTTAGTATGATTTGTACACCACCAAGAGGCATTGTGTTGTACCAAAAACCgaaaagaatcaaaagatGAGGACTTATTGCCACCATCAAGAGAAGGTGAGATGTTAGCTTAAGCTtcacataataatttttaggaTGTTCTTGAACGGGTAGGTCTGTAATGATTGTGTATGCTTCAAGTTTAAATTACCTGTGATAAAAAGTTCCACTTGCCAAGGCATATGATGTAGTCAGGGCATTGCCATACAAGCACCTATTGCCCCTCTTTCTCAATCTTTTTCATCTTGGAAATGGCGAATGCTGGAAAGAATTTCAAATACATCGACTGTACTCAGTtcagttataaaaaaaattctctgaAGTTCCATTGTGAATGTGCTACATGCTAGTGTTGAATAACACTTTAGGATTTAGTCTTCATTCCATTCTACCACTTTTGATGGTTTACTACAAATTTCCTGTATTGCTTACTTTACTATATACTCTTATTCTCAACTTTCTCATGGTTGAAAGAGTCCTTTAtctttgttaatttaattaatgatttattttcaGCTCAGTTTTCCTCTAATTTTGTTATACTTACTGCACCATCTGTATTTGCCCAGATTCGAGGAAAGATTGGTGACTTCATAATGGGTGTGTTTAGTGTATTTCAAGGTACAATATCTGATGATGAAACCATCTTCTCGTAAATATTCTAGAGATGTATATGCCTAGGCATATATACGTGGCGCTTATCTAATGAGAGAATACTACTGTAGATATTTTTCACGGAGTTTTTGGACATCCATCCATATGCTTTCAGACAATTTTATCTCTAAAATAATGCAGAATAATGGCATTTGACTTTAGAGTATCTTAAATTCTCTACAGATCTGGACTTCACTTTCCTGGAGATGAATCCATTTACCCTGGTCAATGGGGAGCCGTATCCACTGGATATGAGGGGGGAATTGGATGACACTGCTGccttcaaaaactttaagaagtatttttttttttgataatatACATTCTCagtacattttttatttactaatgTATGCCACTCTTTTTGTTCACAAAAGAAACATGTTCGTTAATTCTCAgccacaaaagaaaaaagaaaaatcatttcCATGTGAAAAATGCATCCTTTGTGTTTCTCATCTGTGATATGCTGTTTTCAGATGGGGAAACGTTGAATTTCCTTTGCCCTTTGGTCGAGTGCTAAACCCTACAGAAAGCTTTGTGCACTCTTTAGATGAGAAGGTAACTCATTTTATGTCATTATTGATGCTTAGAAATAATCTATGTTTTCACTTCTCAATATTTGACTGAAGCCATGAAGGTTAATCATGATATGAAGTTGTAGATTAAACACTATGATTTGGTCTGATGATCAAAAGGACATCGTGTCTTTGACTCATGGGTTCAAACCATTTAAGATCTTTAAAGCTGTATGGTTTCTTCTTATAATGAACCTTTTTTGAATCGGTAGTTGTTCCACAAGATTGAGAGGAGCATAAATAATCTAGTccaaataatcataataaaaaaaggaaaagggaagtGTATAAAGTTAGAATTTGCATCTCTACTACAGAAGGCAGAAGTTTTAATCACATCATAGTGCTGATCTTGCAGACAAGTGCATCCTTGAAATTCACTGTTTTGAACCCAAAAGGGCGCATTTGGACGATGGTGGCAGGAGGGGGTGCTAGTGTTATATATGCCGACACTGTAAGTTGTCCTAAGACATTGTGCGACTCTCTTGATGATTCGATATGGTCCAAAGACATTGCTATTGATGCCACGTTGTCTATCACTGGTAGGTTGGAGATTTGGGTTATGCATCTGAGCTTGGTAATTATGCAGAGTACAGTGGAGCTCCAAATGAGGAGGAGGTGTTGCAATATGCCAGAGTTGTTATCGATGTAAGAATTAATGTTCACACGCCCTCGGTTCAAGCATCTCTATATGTCATAGGAATAATTTCTCTGTCACggaagtatttaattttgaatcttgatgGCATCCAGTGTGCTACTTCTGACCCTGATGGACGGAAGCGAGCCCTTCTAATTGGAGGAGGAATAGCTAACTTCACAGATGTTGCTGCTACTTTCAATGGAATTATCCGAGCTCTAAGGGAGAAAGTGCGTAATTattagaatgttttgttcttcagttcctttttttttttccctctaaaAATTGTCTAATCTTTTTTAGTTATCTACCAGGAAACCAAATTGAAGGCTGCAAGAATGCATATCTATGTTCGAAGAGGCGGTCCCAATTATCAAACTGGTCTTGCAAAAATGCGTGTTCTAGGAGAAGAGCTCGGAGTTCCCCTCGAGGTATGGTaccttcatatttttaatccTTCTCTACCAAGTAGAACTTCTTGGCTTAATCATTGATTCGTCACATAATTCAAAGTGGGGTATTGGAATGAATCGATATCAATAAAGACGACCCTGGAGGGAAGGAATTTTTATGAAACGCATCATTTAGATTGTAGGATGGATGAACAAGTCCCCATTCTCCGCCATCACTGTAGACTGAAAATGGGTGGGAGGTTAGCTGTCTGTGTTCCAATAGCAGATACTCATTGTAAAACTTTGTTACAGCTCCTTAGACTCGGCATTGATATGCTTTATGCATTTTGTTTTGAACTTACCGCCCTCTCCCCACAGGTTTTCGGCCCGGAGGCCACAATGACTGGTATCTGCAAACAAGCAATCGAGTGCATTATGTCTGCTGCATAGTCCCACAACGCTTTTGTAGCTATGACCGAGTCGAAAGATGCAGTAAATGTCCTTCATATCTCGGTATCGTGTGCAGCGGGGAAGGTTAAGGggaagggaaagggaaagagagTTGTTTTTGTAGTCCTTGGGAACATTGTGCTTTGCCATATGAAGATGATAGCAGAGTTGGGATTGGATGTGTACTCATTTTGACTCAGTTTGCATTTGTAATtggcttcttttttgttcatgtGTTGGTCAATACAATACAATGGGGACGCAGCCTGAAAATgtatggttgttttttttttgttagatgaacagactctctccacaatggtatgatattatccactttgagcataagttttcatgattttgctttgggcttcccaaaaggcctcgtaccaatggagatagtattctttgattataatccctaaattagccgatgtaggactttcatcatccaacacctctcctcgaacaaagtacgtctcctcttaatcgaggctcgactcctttttcttttatagtcttagtcattttttactatgcctttaAAGGCtcaattccttttcttttggagtcctttttTGACatcgactctccacaatggtatgatattgtccactttgagcctactTTAATCATGGATTAGCTGTGcactatttcttcttttcttgttctttaattCTTCTCGCTCTTCTTTAATCTTGAATTAACTGAAGTTATATCCCAGATAGATACCtcatttctatatatttttagtgtctttatttttttatttatattggtCACCTTAATACAATATGATACTTGTAGTGAACAATTTTTTACATATTGACCAACACTATATAACATTTTTAGATTAAGGTATTCATTTCATCTAGATATCGATAAAATTTCGAATGTCtatgaatattttttcaataattatttaaataactattAATGAATTGAAATCCTTATTATTTATGTCGTCAAATCCAtgaatttaagaaatatatggGTAGAAATCTTACTatgaaatttgagtttgaCACATGAAGAAAATATGTGGGTATTTTCAGAGAATGTGAGTactagggaaaaaaaaaatacaagcaATATGGTCCCGGCGGGGCTCGAACCCGCGACCTTCGGCTCATAAGAccaacgctctaaccaactgagctacggGACCTggttgaaaatatattgatatctaaaattattcattaaaaaaaacaaaatttgatatttaaataaaactcaaTAGTCTGAAGGGCTTGTGGAATTTAGAGAATCAATTTTtggtatatttattttaaaataataaaattagaggTTATTACATTCTACTGCTActcaaaactaaatataatGTCTGGTTGAAcactttttctattattatatatatatatatatatatatatatatattttacgtTTGTTATAGCTGGTTCttattgttggatgatggaagtcccacatcggctaatttagggaatgatcatgggtttataagtgaggaatacacacagaaaaaataaaaaaaagattggaaatataattaaaaagaagaaaaaaaaaaaaaaaggaaacacaataagagaaaagaaaatatttttgaaaatggtattattgaaaatgtTAAAGGTGTTAAACacgagaagaaaaaagagaatatcTCGAAAATGTTGAAGGGTATTAAATGGTTTGTATGAACAGAAtactataacaaacatatataaatatttcaatagcTCATATGAAGA includes:
- the LOC111784910 gene encoding ATP-citrate synthase alpha chain protein 2 codes for the protein MARKKIREYDSKRLLKEHLKRLVNIDLQICSAQVNQSTDFAELTNNEPWLSSTRLVVKPDMLFGKRGKSGLVALNLDLAQVAEFVKTRLGVQVEMGGCKAPITTFIVEPFVPHDQEYYLSIVSERLGCTISFSECGGIEIEENWDKVKTIFLPTEKPLTPEACAPLIATLPLEIRGKIGDFIMGVFSVFQDLDFTFLEMNPFTLVNGEPYPLDMRGELDDTAAFKNFKKWGNVEFPLPFGRVLNPTESFVHSLDEKTSASLKFTVLNPKGRIWTMVAGGGASVIYADTVGDLGYASELGNYAEYSGAPNEEEVLQYARVVIDCATSDPDGRKRALLIGGGIANFTDVAATFNGIIRALREKETKLKAARMHIYVRRGGPNYQTGLAKMRVLGEELGVPLEVFGPEATMTGICKQAIECIMSAA